The genomic segment TCATCAACGACCCCAAAATCATTCAAAGCAACAGCTTGGTTTTCGGGTTCTGGGAAGTGTTCAAGTAATTTTTACCCCAACAATTTCGCCATTGCCCAAAAAGCCTCTTCCGCTTGTTTGCGTTGTGCTTGAATTTCGTCCAAAGTTTCTTTGTAACGTTCATCTAAGGCTTTAATCTGATTTGCTACATTTCTTGAATAGGAATGGGCAATATTTTCCAGCTCGACAATCAGCGCATTTAGCCATTTTTGTTCTAATAACTGGCGAATATCTTGCAACGTTAATTGTGCAAATTGGGCTTCCACTTTTTCATCAAAACGTGGCTCTTCTCGTTTAAGTTGCTCTTTGGCTTGTTTCACACCTTGTGAAAGGGCTTGAATTTGTTGCAAGCGGTCAAATTTTTCCAATAATTCGCTTTCAGTCCATTCTAAAGCCGATTGTTCCGCCCAATCTTTTAGAGCAGAAATCGCTTTTTGTGCATTGCTTTTTGCCGTTTTCACGATATTTTCAAGTTGCGCAATATCATCTTCATTTTCAATACCGCCGGTTAATTCCGTTTGATGTTCTGTTAAGGTTTCTTCATCATTGCTAATTTGCTGTTTTATTTCATCTAAAGCATCTTTTTCTGTTGCGAAGAAATAATCGGCAATCAATGCTTTAGAGAAAATAGCACCGGTTTTGCCGTCTTCTACCTCTTCTTTACCTTTGGTAACAAGATTTGGTACTAAAGTGCGGGCATATTCAAAGCCGTTTTCAGCAAAAGCGGTTAAATCGTTGTTGATTTGTGTATCCCAATTATCGACAAAAAGCTGATAGGCTTCGTAAGGGTCGGTAAAGCTAGATGTTTCAAACTGTTGGAAAAGTGCGTTTTCCAATTTGTCAAAAATCGGCAAAATCTCACCGCTTGTAGCAGGATTTTCACCCAGCAGTTGTGCTACAACGTTCTGTTTCCATTGCTCAATGCCTCGATGCGTTTTTGCAATAAAGGCTTGATAATCACTATCTTGCTCAATGGTATTAAAAATCTCTTCTGCCTTAATGTTTAAGGTTGAAAAGCCTGTGCGTAATGGGCTAAATAAGGTTTTTCTTAAGGTAGGGAATGCCTGCCAAAAATCACTAAATTGATCAATATCTTCATCAGGAATACCGCCATTAAGATGAGCATCAATATTTTGACTTTCATTTTTTGATACTGGAGTAATGTAGCGTGGAATGTTTAAATTAAACTGATTACTTTCAATTTCAGCGAGATCGGCTAAATGACTAAAACCTACTCGTGCCTCACGTTTGCGATAAACATCAAGGATTTTCTTAATATCTCGCTCACGCAATACATTGCTGTTCTTCTCTTTTCTGAACCCTTGAGAAGCATCAATAAACAGCACGTTATTATGTTTCGGCTGTTTGCGTAAAATCATTACGATTGTTGGAATACCTGTGTTAGTAAAAATACCCGCTGGCAAGCCAATAATGGCATCAATTTGACGGCGTTGTAATAATTTTGTACGGATTTTTTCTTCTTCATTACCACGGAAAAGTACGCCGTGCGGTAATACAATCGCCATAATACCATCAGATTTTAAGTGATAGAGTGAATGAAGTAAGAAAGCATAATCCGCTTTGGTGGCTGGAGCTGTGCCGTATTCTTTAAAACGAACGTCTTTATCCGCTCGTTCAATATCCCATTTTGCAGAGTATGGCGGATTTGCGACCACACAATCCACAAAAAGAGGAGTATCTTCGCCATTGATTTCGCCATAAGGCCAGTCGCTTTTTAGCGTATCGGCATTACGCAAAATCATATTGGCTGGTTTCACACCACGCATTAACAGGTTCATTCGAGCAATGTTGTAGGTAGTATTGTTTTCTTCTTGCCCGAAAAACTGGATATTATCACGATGCTCATTTCGATTAACTGCTTCGCTTACAGTCAATAAAAGCGATCCAGAGCCGGCCGTAGGGTCGTAAACAGCACATTGTTCTTTTTGACGTAATTCATCTGCCACAATTTCTGCCATAATACGAGAAACTTGGTGAGGCGTGTAGAACTCGCCTGCTTTTTTACCTGATGCCATTGCAAATTGTGCAATCAAATACTCATAGATATAACCAAATACATCATATGCAGAGTTATCGGTAATCTTAATCCCGTTTAAAAGCTCAATTAATTTTTTAACCGCACTTTCTTTGTCGCTCAAATTTTTCCCTAATTTTTCAGAGGTTAAATTGAGATCAGAAAATACGCCTTCAAAATCATCTTTTTGGCTGTCGTAGAGATTTTCATTAAAATGATTGATTGCGTCTGTAACGTGCGACAATTTCCATTTATTTTCTCTGATATTCACAATCCAAGTACGATATAAATCCTCTTGAGCAATAAAATAACCTAAATCTTCTTTAATGGTTTCAATGCTATCGCTATCCAGCTCATCAAAACTCACTTCATTTTGAACTAAATAATTTTCTTGATGTTCAGAGAGAAATTTATAGAAAAGAAAACCGAGAATGTAGTTTTTATATTCTGACGCATCCATTTTGCCACGCAAATCATTTGCTGACGCCCAAAGTGTTGCTGCAAGTTGTTGTTTGTTCATTATATCGCCTAATTTGTCAAGTGGATTTAGGCGTTAGTGTATCAAAAGAAACTATCGCTCGACTACAGCGAAAGTGGATATTAGGTGTAAAAAATCCCAATATATTATTGGGATTGTAATTGGTTATAAAACTTGTTTGATTAAACTCATAATATATTCAAGATTTTTCGTATCAAAAACAGTTAATTGATAATCACCATTCCCGTGATGTCCTGTCTTAGACACATCTTGAGTAAGCTGCTTCGGATCATCTAATTCGCCTTTTGCTAAATTAATCCAAAGTTTTAAGGCTTTTTTATGAATTGAAATATCAACAATATTTTTATTTTTCTTAAATGCAATATAAACTTTCTTCGCAATAACTTCAATTTCAGGCTCTAATCTTAAAATAGCTTGTTTAAATTCATTATAGAGTTCTTTTATTTCATCATTTTTATCGTCTAAATGATCTTGCTCATTATAAACTTTAATTTCTGCATTTAATGCGACTAAAGAAGAGATTTCTTTTGTTTCGATTTGTTTTATGCTTGGAGCGGATTTGGATTTTTTAATTGGGTTTATTACAATAATTCCCTCTTCAAATTGTGAAACTTGCCATAACTCAATCGGTAAGTCTTTGAAGTTTGAGGCTTGAACTTGGAAATCGCTAAATGCAGTAGAGACAAAAATAACTTTAGACTGCGACCAATCCACTTCATCACGTTTTAATGTTGTTTTTTGCGTTTCATTATATTCCACAATAAAATCTGCTTTATATTCCAACATTAAATTTAAATAAGAAATACCTTGATCTACAACACTAAGATTTTGGCTGCGTTTATATTCAATAATGACAAAAGCTTTATTTTCAGGGTCAAATGCTAAAGTATCAATGCGCGAATTTTTTATGCTAAATTCAGATGCAATAAACTGATATTGGGTAATAAGCGGTAAGTTTTCTTCAAAAAGTTGCTGAATATCTTTCTCCAATTTAAAGGAAACTTCTTTCAATTCTGATAAGAGTTTTCCTGATTTTTTTAATAATAGCATTATTTTTTCCTTTTAGATTAAAGTAATATTTAAATTAGCTATTAAGCAACCACGCCTTAAATTCGGACTTTATTCTAACAGAAATTCTTGTTCGAAGAATAAAAAATAACGGCATAACGAAAGATCATTATGCCGTTAAATTTTAACCAGTTGGGTTAAAAGAGAATTTGCAAAATATCACAAAAATCCGACCGCTCTTTATTCATTAAATGTGATTAAATTGAACGTTTTACCTCAACCACTTCAAATACCTCGATTTGGTCGCCAACTTTTACATCATTATAGTTTTTCACGCCCACACCACATTCCATATTGCTACGCACTTCTGAAACGTCATCTTTGAAACGACGTAATGAATCTAATTCACCTTCGAAGATAACAACATTATCACGTAACACGCGGATTGGAGCAGAACGTTTGATAACACCTTCGGTTACCATACAACCTGCGATAGCACCAAATTTCGGGTGACGGAATACATCACGAACTTCAGCCAAACCAATAATTTCTTGTTTGAATTCAGGTTGTAACATACCGCTCATCGCCGCTTTGATTTCGTTTAACAATTCATAAATAATTGAGTAGTAACGTAAATCAATATTTTCATTTTCAATCACACGGCGTGCTGAGGCATCGGCACGAACGTTAAAGCCTACAATAATCGCGTTTGAAGCTGCGGCTAAAGTCGCATCAGTTTCTGTGATACCACCCACACCAGAACCGACAACTTTCACTTTCACTTCATCAGTTGAAAGCTCAGCTAATGCTTGGCAAATCGCTTCTACTGAACCTTGAACGTCTGCTTTTACGATAACATTTAGTTCTGCCACATCACCATCGGTCATATTGCTAAACATATTTTCAAGTTTTGCTTTTTGTTGACGGGCAAGTTTAACTTCACGGAACTTACCTTGACGGAACAAAGCCACTTCACGGGCTTTTTTCTCATCACGTACCACAGTCGCTTCATCACCCGCGGCTGGAACACCAGAAAGACCCAATACTTCCACTGGAATTGACGGACCTGCTGCTTCAATTTCCTTACCGTTTTCATCGCGCATTGCACGAACACGACCATACTCGAAGCCACAAAGAACGATATCACCTTTATTTAAAGTACCTGATTGAACAAGAATGGTGGCTACAGGTCCACGACCTTTATCTAAGTATGAT from the [Actinobacillus] rossii genome contains:
- a CDS encoding type I restriction-modification system, M subunit; amino-acid sequence: MNKQQLAATLWASANDLRGKMDASEYKNYILGFLFYKFLSEHQENYLVQNEVSFDELDSDSIETIKEDLGYFIAQEDLYRTWIVNIRENKWKLSHVTDAINHFNENLYDSQKDDFEGVFSDLNLTSEKLGKNLSDKESAVKKLIELLNGIKITDNSAYDVFGYIYEYLIAQFAMASGKKAGEFYTPHQVSRIMAEIVADELRQKEQCAVYDPTAGSGSLLLTVSEAVNRNEHRDNIQFFGQEENNTTYNIARMNLLMRGVKPANMILRNADTLKSDWPYGEINGEDTPLFVDCVVANPPYSAKWDIERADKDVRFKEYGTAPATKADYAFLLHSLYHLKSDGIMAIVLPHGVLFRGNEEEKIRTKLLQRRQIDAIIGLPAGIFTNTGIPTIVMILRKQPKHNNVLFIDASQGFRKEKNSNVLRERDIKKILDVYRKREARVGFSHLADLAEIESNQFNLNIPRYITPVSKNESQNIDAHLNGGIPDEDIDQFSDFWQAFPTLRKTLFSPLRTGFSTLNIKAEEIFNTIEQDSDYQAFIAKTHRGIEQWKQNVVAQLLGENPATSGEILPIFDKLENALFQQFETSSFTDPYEAYQLFVDNWDTQINNDLTAFAENGFEYARTLVPNLVTKGKEEVEDGKTGAIFSKALIADYFFATEKDALDEIKQQISNDEETLTEHQTELTGGIENEDDIAQLENIVKTAKSNAQKAISALKDWAEQSALEWTESELLEKFDRLQQIQALSQGVKQAKEQLKREEPRFDEKVEAQFAQLTLQDIRQLLEQKWLNALIVELENIAHSYSRNVANQIKALDERYKETLDEIQAQRKQAEEAFWAMAKLLG
- a CDS encoding Uncharacterized conserved protein, which encodes MLLLKKSGKLLSELKEVSFKLEKDIQQLFEENLPLITQYQFIASEFSIKNSRIDTLAFDPENKAFVIIEYKRSQNLSVVDQGISYLNLMLEYKADFIVEYNETQKTTLKRDEVDWSQSKVIFVSTAFSDFQVQASNFKDLPIELWQVSQFEEGIIVINPIKKSKSAPSIKQIETKEISSLVALNAEIKVYNEQDHLDDKNDEIKELYNEFKQAILRLEPEIEVIAKKVYIAFKKNKNIVDISIHKKALKLWINLAKGELDDPKQLTQDVSKTGHHGNGDYQLTVFDTKNLEYIMSLIKQVL